One window of Anas platyrhynchos isolate ZD024472 breed Pekin duck chromosome 11, IASCAAS_PekinDuck_T2T, whole genome shotgun sequence genomic DNA carries:
- the SNUPN gene encoding snurportin-1, giving the protein MEELSAALQALAEPAGPHPRLGAYKGRSGGGLGQAERRQRLLRLQRERRLDYVNHARRLAENDWVGVESDEEGDEEEDEEEEMEVERKLPKRYANQLMLSEWLIDVPVDLEQEWLAVVCPVGKRALVVASRGSTAAYTKSGFCVTRFPSLLPGGNRHNSTSEKVYCILDCIYSEAQQTYYILDVMCWRGHPVYDCQTDFRFFWLFSKIQEEEGLGEKSRINPYKFVGLQNYPCTPESLCTVLAADYPFEVDGLLFYHKQTHYTPGSTPLVGWLRPYMLPEILGLAVPPTALTAKPHYAGHQLQQIIESKKSKKLAEGQPSTAGDGHYELEHLSTPQPAGSPGGQEEAVRMEN; this is encoded by the exons ATGGAGGAGCTGAGCGCGGCCCTGCAGGCCTTGGCCGAGCCCGCGGGGCCGCACCCGAGGCTCGGCGCTTACAAGGGCCgctccgggggggggctggggcaggccGAGCGCCGGCAGCGCCTCCTCCGCCTccagagaga GAGGCGGCTGGACTACGTGAACCATGCCCGGAGGCTGGCAGAGAACGACTGGGTTGGGGTGGAGAGCGATGAGGAGGgggatgaagaggaggatgaggaggaggagatggaggtggAGAGGAAGCTGCCCAAGCGCTACGCCAACCAG CTGATGCTGTCCGAGTGGCTGATCGACGTCCCTGTGGACCTGGAGCAGGAGTGGCTTGCTGTGGTGTGTCCTGTCGGGAAGCGGGCACTGGTCGTGGCCTCCCGG GGCTCCACAGCGGCTTACACCAAGAGCGGCTTCTGTGTCACCAGGTTCCCCTCGCTGCTCCCAGGGGGAAACCGGCACAATTCAACGAGTGAGAAAG TGTACTGCATCTTGGACTGCATCTACAGCGAGGCGCAGCAGACGTACTACATCCTCGACGTGATGTGCTGGAGGGGACACCCTGTGTACGACTGCCAG ACTGACTTCAGATTCTTCTGGCTCTTCTCAAAGATCCAAGAGGAGGAAGGGCTGGGAGAGAAAAGCAGGATTAATCCA TACAAATTTGTGGGCCTGCAAAATTATCCCTGCACCCCGGAGAGCCTGTGCACGGTGCTGGCCGCGGACTACCCGTTCGAG GTTGACGGCCTTCTCTTCTACCACAAGCAAACCCACTACACGCCCGGCAGCACGCCGCTGGTGGGCTGGCTCCGGCCCTACATGCTGCCCGAGATCCTGGGGCTGGCCGTGCCCCCCACGGCGCTCACAGCCAAGCCCCACTACGCTGGGCATCAGCTCCAGCAGATCATCGAGAGCAAGAAGAGTAAAAAGCTGGCAGAGGGGCAGCCGAGCACTGCTGGGGACGGGCACTACGAGTTGGAACATTTGTCTACCCCGCAGCCAGCGGGCTCGCCGGGGGGCCAGGAGGAAGCAGTGAGGATGGAGAATTAG
- the PTPN9 gene encoding tyrosine-protein phosphatase non-receptor type 9 yields the protein MAAELSAEEEQATKQFLEEINKWTGQYNVSPLSWNVAVKFLMARKFDVLRAIELFHSYRETRLKEGIVKLKPHEEPLRSELLSGKFTILSVRDPSGASIALFTAKLHHPSRSVQHVVLQALFYLLDRAVESFETQRNGLVFIYDMAGSQYTNFELDLSKKILNLLKGAFPARLKKVFIVGAPMWFRLPYSIISLLLKEKLRERVQMVKMSELKEHLPRECLPETLGGCLKLDPLSWNCRFLPQQNGHPDPLDELILVPLVAPKDNGSVHVPGPRSVTLPELLEHVGRKQKRGIYEEYEEIRRRSPAGTFACSLAPYNQEKNRYGDVPCLDQTRVKLAKPYSRPELTDYINASFMDGYKQRNTYIGTQGPLENTYGDFWRMVWEQNVLVIVMTTRLEEGGRRKCGQYWPLEKDSHMSFGALTVTNLGVENLGHYKKTILEIHSSEGKEQRLLSHFQYLSWPDYGVPSSAATLIDFLGAVKQQQRVAVSALGPRFKGHPGGPPLVVHCSAGIGRTGTFCALDICLSQLQDVGTLDIRQTVLRMRRQRAFSIQTPEQYYFCYTAVLEHARRQGLLPEKGSPGC from the exons ATGGCCGCGGAGCTGAGCGCCGAGGAGGAGCAG GCCACCAAGCAGTTCCTGGAGGAGATCAACAAGTGGACGGGCCAGTACAATGTGTCCCCGCTCTCCTGGAACGTGGCCGTCAAGTTCCTCATGGCCCGCAAGTTCGACGTCCTGCGGGCCATCGAGCTCTTCCACTCCTACCGG GAGACGCGGCTGAAGGAGGGCATCGTGAAGCTGAAGCCCCACGAGGAGCCGCTGCGCTCGGAGCTGCTCAGCGGCAAGTTCACCATCCTG AGCGTGCGGGACCCCTCGGGGGCTTCCATCGCCCTCTTCACCGCCAAGCTGCACCACCCCAGCAGGAGCGTGCAGCACGTGGTGCTCCAGGCGCTCTTCTACCTGCTGGACAGAGCCGTGGAGAG TTTTGAGACGCAGAGGAACGGGCTGGTGTTCATCTACGACATGGCCGGCTCGCAGTACACCAACTTCGAgctggacctcagcaagaagatcCTCAACCTGCTCAAG GGAGCCTTCCCGGCGCGGCTGAAGAAGGTTTTCATCGTGGGAGCGCCCATGTGGTTCCGCCTGCCCTACTCCATCATCAGCCTGCTGCTCAAGGAGAAGCTGCGCGAGAGG GTGCAGATGGTGAAGATGTCGGAGCTGAAGGAGCACCTGCCCCGAGAGTGCCTGCCCGAGACCCTGGGGGGCTGCCTCAAGCTGGACCCCCTGAGCTGGAACTGCCGCTTCCTGCCGCAGCAGAACGGGCACCCCGACCCCCTGGACGAGCTCATCCTGGTGCCGCTGGTGGCCCCCAAGGACAACGGCTCCGTGCACGTCCCCGGCCCCCGCTCGGTCACACTGCCCGAGCTGCTGGAGCACGTGGGCCGCAAGCAGAAGCGCGGCATCTACGAGGAGTACGAGGAGATCCGGCGCAGGAGCCCCGCCGGGACCTTCGCCTGCTCCTT GGCGCCCTACAACCAGGAGAAGAACCGCTACGGGGACGTGCCCTGCCTGGACCAGACCCGCGTCAAGCTGGCCAAGCCCTACAGCCGCCCCGAG CTCACCGACTACATCAACGCCAGCTTCATGGACGGCTACAAGCAGCGCAACACCTACATCGGGACGCAGG GGCCCCTGGAGAACACCTACGGGGACTTCTGGCGCATGGTGTGGGAGCAGAACGTCCTGGTCATCGTGATGACGACCCG gctgGAGGAGGGTGGCAGGAGGAAGTGCGGCCAGTACTGGCCCCTGGAGAAGGACTCCCACATGTCCTTTGGGGCCCTGACCGTCACCAACCTGGGCGTGGAGAACCTCGGCCACTACAAGAAAACCATCCTGGAGATCCACAGCTCCGAG GGCAAGGAGCAGCGGCTGCTGTCCCACTTCCAGTACCTGAGCTGGCCGGATTACGGCGTCCCCTCCTCGGCCGCCACCCTCATCGACTTTTTGGGGGcggtgaagcagcagcagcgggtggCCGTCAGCGCTTTGGGGCCGCGCTTCAAGGGGCACCCGGGGGGCCCCCCGCTCGTGGTGCACTGCAGCGCCGGCATCGGCCGGACGG GTACTTTCTGCGCGCTGGACATCTgcctgtcccagctgcaggacgTGGGCACGCTGGACATCCGGCAGACGGTGCTGCGCATGCGGAGGCAGCGAGCCTTCAGCATCCAGACGCCCGAGCAGTATTACTTCTGCTACACCGCCGTCCTGGAGCACGCCCGGCgccaggggctgctgcccgAAAAGGGCTCGCCGGGAtgctga